TTGGCAATTACATTCACCCCGTGTACCGTACAAGCACGCCCAACCCCGGCATCCACATATCCACCGATCCGCGCTCTCCCGTCTATGCCGTACACGACGGCTACGTGCTCGAAATCATGGCGATCATGGGTTTCGATGAAACCGTGTTTGTCCACCACGGCACTTATGTAACCGCCTATGCAAACCTTTCCGAAATTTCAGTAAGCCGCAACGACCGGGTCGGCGCAGGCGACATCATCGGGCTTTCCGGTGATGAAAGCTCGACCAACGGCAGCACCCTGGTTTTCCTCATTGGTCAGGGCAACAATTTTGTGGACCCGCAACAGTGGCTCAGCCGAAATCCGCAGCCTATCCCGTAATCATCCCCCATCAGCACAAAAAATCTTCGCATTTTTCGCAAACTACTTCATTTTGAGATTCGAACAACCCGACCCCTTTCAGCAAACCATTGCCCGGACCTTTACCTATACAACCACTGCATTTCTGGTTGGCTCCGTCTTTTTTCTCTTTACGAGTAACCTCATCCCTGTAACGCTGCGACCGGACTGGATTGGCACAGCCATGCTCCTTCTCTATGGTTTGGCCTACGGCAACATGACCTACTTCCTCACACGGCGCTATTTGCGGCGGGAATTCACTTTCAACTTTTTTTCGTACCTGATTGGCTTCATTGTCCTGTTCCCGACCGTTTTGCTGGTCCGGCTTCAGGGTGATCTGTTTCCGGCATGGCAGAATGAATTCTTTTTTCTGGCCGTCATATTCGCAGGCATGTTCGTCGGGATTTGGAAAGGGCGCATCAAAGGCGCTCAGATGTTCGAAGAGCTCATGGCCAAACGCAGCGCTAACCCCCAAAGCTAAGCTATACTTCCAAAATGGAAACTATCCGGATTGCTCTGGACTGGACCCCCAACACCATTCATGCGGGCTTTTTCCTGGCCTGGCACAAAGGCTGGTACCGGGAAGCTGGTCTCGAGATTGCGTTTATTTCTCCCGAAACCGACAACTATCAGCTCACCCCGGCACGGCGGCTTTCGCAGCGCAAGGTTGATTTTGCGATTGCCCCCTCTGAGAGCGTGATTTCATACAACACTTCCCGCCGGCCTGCCGCTATCACCGCCGTAGCAAGCATCCTTCAGCGGGATACAAGCGCGATTGTGTGCCTGAGCAACAGCGGCATCACCCGACCGGCCATGCTTGACGGCAAAACCTATGCCTCCTACAATGCCCGCTATGAAGATGAAATTGTTCGTGCGATGATTCTGAATGATGGCGGAACGGGCGCTTTTAACCCGGTTGCCATCAGCCGGCTGGGCATTTGGGATATGCTCAAAAAAGGGGAAGCTGACGCGACCTGGGTTTTTATGCCCTGGGAAGGTGTCGAAGCACAGCACAACGGAATTGCGCTCAACGCTTTCCGCATGGAAGATTTCGGCATCCCCTACGGATACACGCCGCTGTTGCTTGCACACCTTTCAGCGATTCCGCTGCGCGAAGCTGCCTACCGCAGCTTTCTCCGCATTACGGCACGCGCCTATACAGAAGCTGCAGCTGCACCCGAGGAAACAGCCGCCTTCCTGAGTGAGCGGGTTGGACATCCTGACTTTGCCCGGAAAGACTTCATCCGTGATTCCATGCGTGAACTTGCACCGGCAATCCTGAACGAGCAGGGACGCTGGGGCGAAATGCAGCCAAAGGTATGGGGCCGCTTCATCGACTGGCTGGTCGAACGCAAGCTCGCTGTCCCCCGTCAACCGATTGAAAGCTGGCATTTGTTCACGAACAAGCTTCTCGGAGAGCACTCCGGAAACTGACACCAAAGTTATCCGACTTCAGATAGTTGCGTAGCGGCACCTCTTTTTTTGATATGGGAAGTCGGTGAATTTTTACTATATTCACTTTATAAAGAACATCGCTTTCCTCTTTTGGAAACGATGTATCTACAGCAGCCCCGCTTAGTCCGGGGCTGCACTAAGGCTCAGGCCAACTGCCCTGAGCCTTAGTGCAGCTTTTTCTTATCAGATCAGCACCTGTCTATCACCCGGACTACAAGCCCTGAAAAGGCGACCCATTATCAAAGCGGGACATTTAGATTAGGCTTTACTTAACACCCTAAATATTCGGGCTTACAATGCTAACAACATTTGTGTTATTCAAAAAAGCTATAGCTGTCGCCCAATCTTTTATGATACGCTTTCCGGGGGGGTATAAAAATTAAACAGATAGCTCATTACTCCTTTCCTCCCGAAATAAAAGACCCCACTGAGCTTAACTTAATCAGCTACAAACATTTTTGAGTTTTCTTTAAACAAAAAAAGGGAGTCCAAAATTGAACTCCCTTCTAATCATTTACCTGATTACGTTCCAATAATTGGAAGAGGCTTTACCA
This genomic stretch from Cyclonatronum proteinivorum harbors:
- a CDS encoding ABC transporter substrate-binding protein, producing the protein METIRIALDWTPNTIHAGFFLAWHKGWYREAGLEIAFISPETDNYQLTPARRLSQRKVDFAIAPSESVISYNTSRRPAAITAVASILQRDTSAIVCLSNSGITRPAMLDGKTYASYNARYEDEIVRAMILNDGGTGAFNPVAISRLGIWDMLKKGEADATWVFMPWEGVEAQHNGIALNAFRMEDFGIPYGYTPLLLAHLSAIPLREAAYRSFLRITARAYTEAAAAPEETAAFLSERVGHPDFARKDFIRDSMRELAPAILNEQGRWGEMQPKVWGRFIDWLVERKLAVPRQPIESWHLFTNKLLGEHSGN